One segment of Salvelinus alpinus chromosome 1, SLU_Salpinus.1, whole genome shotgun sequence DNA contains the following:
- the LOC139577313 gene encoding microfibril-associated glycoprotein 4-like: MGPIQEWVWAGIRRVLVSTLCSPSGLENIHLLTQRKKYELRVDLEDFEGAKVHVQYSSFSIDSEHEGYNLHLSGFKDGGDGKSMDEHNGQKFSTFDKDQDTHASNCAKSYLGGWWYGECHSVNPNGVYLWGDSIYGIGINWVYWKGYKYSLNAIEMKIRPVE, translated from the exons ATGGGACCAATACAGGAGTGGGTTTGGGCAGGCATCCGGAGAGTACTGGTTAG CACCTTGTGTTCTCCCTCGGGCCTAGAAAACATCCATCTCCTCACTCAGAGGAAGAAGTATGAGTTGAGGGTGGACCTGGAGGACTTCGAAGGGGCTAAAGTCCACGTCCAGTACTCCTCCTTCTCTATCGACTCTGAGCATGAAGGATACAATCTGCATTTAAGTGGCTTCAAAGATGGAGGTGACG GAAAATCTATGGATGAACACAATGGGCAGAAGTTCTCCACCTTCGACAAAGACCAGGACACTCACGCTTCAAACTGTGCTAAATCATATCTAGGAGGATGGTGGTATGGAGAATGCCACAGTGTCAATCCCAACGGGGTATATCTGTGGGGCGACTCAATCTATGGTATTGGTATCAACTGGGTGTATTGGAAAGGTTATAAATACTCTTTAAACGCCATTGAAATGAAGATAAGGCCTGTGGAATAA
- the LOC139577296 gene encoding retinol dehydrogenase 8-like has protein sequence MGTRRVLVTGCSSGIGMAVAVRLAKEKGFKVVATMRDLEKREPLERVAGDTLNRSLEIRQLDACCEDSIRECVDSLQDRRVDVLVSNAGVGMIGPLECHSVSDMQGLFDTNFFGLVRLVKEVLPDMKRRRSGHIVVMSSIMGIQGLLFNDVYSASKFAVEGFCESLAVQAMKFSVKMTLVEPGPVGTEFERKVYEDAEKMDLAGADEETARIFREIYLPYSRKVFNSLAQTPEEIAEQTLQLITAKEPPFRHQTNRVYMPMTALKHADPTGRLPLDTFYKLLFKHDSLFTASLGLLRMLQKRTGKSSN, from the exons ATGGGGACCAGGAGGGTGCTGGTAACAGGCTGTTCCTCTGGGATCGGGATGGCTGTGGCTGTACGACTGGCCAAGGAGAAGGGATTCAAAG TGGTTGCCACCATGAGGGACCTAGAGAAGCGGGAACCCCTGGAGAGAGTGGCTGGGGACACCCTGAACAGATCCCTGGAGATCAGACAGCTGGATGCCTGCTGTGAAGACTCCATCAGAGAGTGTGTGGACAGCCTGCAAGACAGACGGGTGGATGTACTCG TGAGTAACGCAGGTGTAGGCATGATTGGGCCGTTGGAGTGCCATAGTGTGTCTGACATGCAGGGGCTCTTCGACACCAACTTCTTTGGCTTGGTGCGGCTGGTGAAGGAGGTCCTGCCTGATATGAAGCGACGTCGAAGCGGACATATTGTGGTGATGAGCAGCATCATGGGCATTCAGG GGCTACTCTTCAATGATGTCTACTCTGCTTCAAAGTTTGCTGTGGAGGGGTTCTGTGAGAGTCTAGCAGTACAAGCCATGAAGTTCAGTGTGAA GATGACTCTAGTGGAGCCTGGTCCGGTGgggacagagtttgagaggaagGTGTACGAGGACGCTGAGAAGATGGACCTCGCGGGGGCAGACGAGGAGACTGCTAGGATCTTCCGTGAGATCTACCTGCCCTACTCTAGGAAGGTGTTCAACTCTCTCGCACAGACACCTGAGGAAATAGCAGAG CAAACACTTCAACTGATCACAGCAAAGGAGCCTCCGTTTCGCCACCAGACCAACCGTGTGTACATGCCCATGACTGCCCTGAAGCACGCAGACCCTACCGGTCGTCTACCCCTAGACACCTTTTATAAGCTGCTATTCAAGCACGACAGTCTATTCACTGCCAGTCTGGGGCTGCTGCGCATGTTGCAGAAGAGGACGGGGAAGAGCTCCAATTAA
- the LOC139577325 gene encoding neurogenic locus notch homolog protein 3-like, producing the protein MGGNYKVWIFLPILFLVHNCEGFSCVDKYRPCDNGGTCIDSSSRCICRPGYIGPLCQSLDPCHRSPCLNGAACKSQVANGMPQFTCVCQRGFRGQDCSLIDACATSPCANGARCASWNNHYNCSCPPGFQGKNCRNDIDECRKSGVCLNAGLCMNTHGSFRCQCPPGYSGRTCEVSSLPCAPSQCINGGTCRPTGDHTYDCACLPGFEGHNCETNVDDCPGHRCMNGGLCVDGVNTYNCQCPPEWTGQYCAEDVNECLMQPNACHNGGTCFNTIGGHTCVCVNGWTGDDCSENIDDCATAVCFNGATCHDRVASFFCECPVGKTGLLCHLDDACVSNPCNEGAVCDTNPLNGRAICTCPAGFVGGACNQDMDECSIGANPCEHFGKCVNTEGSFQCQCGRGYAGPRCEIDINECLSMPCQNDATCLDRIGEFTCICMPGYMGTYCEVDVDECESNPCVNDGICRDMVNGFTCTCQPGFTGTMCQIDIDECASTPCQNGAKCYDRPNGYECRCAEGYEGTLCESNTNNCQPDPCHHGTCVDGIASYTCNCEAGYTGYRCENQLNECHSNPCQNGGKCVDLVNKYICQCQHGTSGTNCEINFDDCASKPCDYGICKDGINRYDCVCKPGFTGPLCNVEMDECSSGPCRNGGTCVDEENGFHCQCPEGFQPPYCFSQVDECGSNPCVHGACRDDINGYRCDCEPGWVGKNCDLDRNDCLPSPCQNAGTCIDQLNGFTCKCRQGFRGNLCQVNINECSSSPCLNQGTCVDGVASFTCLCELPYSGPTCADVLTPCSPNPCANHALCTNTPDYLGYQCNCQQGWQGQLCNIDVNECIANPCKNRGTCTNTLGGFVCSCRGGFTGPNCETDINDCAPNPCLSGGSCTDGVNSFRCSCLPGFTGPRCAVEVNECQSAPCKNGGTCTDYVNSYTCTCRPGFTGINCETNIPDCTESSCFNGGTCTDKINGYSCTCRSGFTGSHCQYEVNECDSQPCLNGGVCQDALESFRCSCPKGYTGNRCQMPVDWCRRSSPCQNGGRCRQKDASFSCECLGGWSGRYCDIPGVSCEVAALKRGLQTDELCHHGGHCVNTGNTHYCKCPTDYTDSYCESQVDHCEDKHCRNGATCRGYVGGYQCDCMPGYTGENCEMEVNECQSHPCQNGGTCIDLVGHYICSCPPGTLGVLCEINEDDCAPPLRLRGTPPKCLNNGTCVDRVGGYRCNCPPGFTGERCEGDINECHSNPCSPANSLDCIQLPNDYQCVCKPGFTGRRCQSRFSVCESQPCQNGGACSVSSSSALGYACTCQLGYAGNNCERRMTCRELSCYNGGSCALTTRGARCTCLTGYAGPQCQHRSNEGCSSQPCRNGGLCTEETSFPFFLCQCAQGWTGKRCEQGSTRLVETLPPPACTLADCHGKANDGVCDKECNTFPCRWDGGDCSLAVNPWARCTDPRCWRVFNNSQCDESCNNADCLYDNFDCKNKEKICNPIYEAYCIDHYADGRCDQGCNSEECGWDGLDCAGNVPENLADGVLVLVVLLPPDELVNTAPAFLQKLSAILRTTLRFHLDHNGEPMIHPYTGREARIKRELQPHQEVIGSIVYLEIDNRLCSQRSDDCFPSADSAADYLGALSAVEMLHFPFPIKEVRGEKMQGPVDMPEWGKLMLVGMAALFLLVILVVGVLIGRRKREHSTLWFPEGFFPKKEPSSNKNRREPLGQDALGMKYMPKTVEESLLGNHSDSWIDTDCPEAKRLKVEEPSILPDSEDTVDCRQWTQHHLAAADIRMPPSMALTPPQGEFDQDCMDVNVRGPDGFTPLMLASFCGGGLEPELPEEEESEECSANIISDLIYQGATLAAQTDRTGETALHLAARYARADAAKRLLDAGADANAQDNTGRTPLHAAVAADAQGVFQILIRTRATDLDSRMYDGSTALILAARLAVEGMVEELITCHADINSVDELGKSALHWAAAVNNVEATMALLKHGANKDMQDLKEETPLFLAAREGSCEAVKVLLAHFANREITDHMDRLPRDIAQERMHHDIVQLLDEYNTVRSPQGHGGAPHHLAGGHTLSPLMCPPSAFMPGLKNTPQGKKSRRPGAKGSGLGGQHAQNLKDSAKARNKKLTLDMQSALLESSVTLSPVDSLDSPRGGANNAGYITNPCSPVAMPSSVLFHSSMSVPSTPMVHSSMMDGSGPFAVSLAQLNDLGDGGMSMQGRVSMASQVNQGPHGYVLNAGQLGLNMGLVSPVSVPFDWHSRMPSSSQCGGQVVNLVHSSQAGMHPQSPMQQQQNSLMMQQHQQHQQHLYRSAQQAMLQPTPVIASTPISLSPVKLPSIAEQQLHNHSMASQQSLRMGTSSPPTPQTTQPPPAFFQQQQPPQPQPAPQPTSPQASQAPPPQASGSTAGLEDYPTPPSQHSYSSTMDATPKHYLRLSSEHPYLTPSPESPEPWSSPSPHCVSDWSDSTPSPAVAGPAQTQIPHVQESNGKMQVFA; encoded by the exons ATGTCGGCCGGGGTACATCGGGCCTCTGTGCCAAAGCCTGGACCCCTGTCACCGGTCGCCATGCCTCAACGGAGCCGCCTGCAAGAGCCAGGTGGCCAACGGAATGCCACAATTCACCTGTGTGTGCCAGAGAGGGTtcagag GTCAAGACTGCTCCCTCATAGACGCCTGTGCCACCAGCCCCTGTGCCAATGGCGCCCGCTGTGCCAGTTGGAATAACCACTATAATTGTTCCTGCCCGCCCGGGTTCCAGGGGAAGAACTGCCGCAACGATATCGACGAGTGCCGCAAGTCTGGCGTCTGTCTCAACGCAGGCCTCTGCATGAACACCCATGGTTCCTTCCGCTGCCAGTGCCCACCTGGGTACAGCGGGCGCACCTGCGAGGTGTCCTCCCTGCCCTGCGCCCCCTCCCAGTGCATCAACGGGGGCACCTGCCGCCCGACCGGAGATCACACCTACGACTGTGCCTGCCTGCCAG ggttCGAGGGACACAACTGTGAGACGAACGTGGACGACTGCCCAGGGCATAGGTGTATGAATGGAGGCCTGTGTGTGGATGGAGTCAACACCTATAATTGCCAGTGCCCACCTGAGTGGACAGGTCAGTACTGTGCAGAAGATGTCAATGAGTGCCTTATGCAGCCCAACGCCTGCCATAACGGAGGCACCTGCTTCAACACCATCGGGGGGCACACCTGCGTGTGCGTCAACGGCTGGACGGGAGACGACTGCAGCGAGAACATCGACGACTGTGCCACCGCCGTGTGCTTCAACGGCGCCACCTGCCACGACCGCGTGGCGTCCTTCTTCTGCGAATGCCCCGTGGGGAAAACCG GTCTGCTCTGTCACCTGGACGACGCGTGCGTCAGCAACCCGTGTAACGAGGGCGCCGTGTGTGACACCAACCCCCTGAACGGGCGCGCCATCTGCACCTGTCCCGCCGGCTTCGTGGGCGGAGCCTGCAACCAGGACATGGACGAGTGTTCCATTG GTGCCAACCCCTGTGAACACTTTGGGAAGTGTGTGAACACGGAGGGGTCCTTCCAGTGCCAGTGTGGCCGAGGCTACGCCGGACCCCGCTGTGAGATAGACATCAACGAGTGTCTGTCCATGCCCTGCCAGAACGATGCCACCTGTCTGGACCGCATCGGAGAGTTCACCTGCATCTGCATGCCAG GCTACATGGGGACCTACTGTGAGGTGGATGTGGATGAGTGTGAGAGCAACCCTTGTGTGAACGACGGTATCTGCCGGGACATGGTCAACGGCTTCACATGCACCTGTCAACCAG GGTTTACTGGCACCATGTGTCAGATCGACATTGATGAGTGTGCCAGCACGCCCTGCCAGAACGGAGCCAAGTGTTACGACCGGCCCAACGGATACGAGTGCCGCTGTGCTGAAG GGTACGAGGGCACACTGTGCGAGAGCAACACCAACAACTGCCAGCCCGACCCGTGCCACCACGGCACCTGCGTGGACGGCATCGCCAGCTACACGTGTAACTGCGAGGCGGGCTACACGGGCTACCGCTGCGAGAACCAGCTGAACGAGTGCCACAGTAACCCCTGCCAGAATGGGGGCAAGTGTGTGGACCTGGTCAACAAGTACATCTGCCAGTGTCAGCACGGTACCTCAG GTACCAACTGTGAGATTAACTTTGATGACTGCGCCAGCAAACCATGTGACTATGGCATCTGCAAGGACGGCATCAACCGCTACGACTGCGTGTGCAAACCAGGCTTCACCGGCCCTCTGTGCAACGTGGAGATGGACGAGTGCTCGTCCGGACCCTGCCGGAACGGGGGGACGTGTGTGGACGAGGAGAACGGCTTCCACTGCCAGTGTCCCGAGGGCTTCCAGCCTCCCTACTGTTTCTCCCAGGTGGACGAGTGTGGCAGCAACCCCTGTGTGCACGGCGCCTGCAGAGATGACATCAACGGCTACCGCTGTGACTGTGAGCCCGGCTGGGTGGGGAAGAACTGTGACCTAGACCGTAATGACTGTCTGCCCAGCCCCTGTCAGAACGCTGGCACCTGCATCGATCAGCTGAACGGATTCACCTGCAAGTGTCGCCAGGGCTTCAGAG GTAACCTGTGCCAGGTAAACATCAACGAGTGTTCGTCCAGTCCGTGTCTGAACCAGGGCACGTGTGTGGACGGCGTGGCCAGTTTCACCTGTCTGTGTGAGCTGCCCTACAGCGGGCCCACCTGTGCCGACGTGCTCACCCCCTGCTCCCCCAACCCCTGCGCCAACCATGCCCTGTGCACCAACACACCTGACTACCTGGGCTACCAGTGCAACTGCCAGCAAGGATGGCAAGGTCAGCTGTGCAACATTGACGTGAACGAGTGCATCGCCAACCCGTGTAAGAACCGTGGTACCTGCACCAACACACTGGGAGGGTTTGTGTGCTCCTGCCGCGGCGGCTTCACCGGACCCAACTGTGAGACGGACATCAATGACTGTGCCCCTA ACCCGTGTCTGAGTGGGGGTTCCTGTACGGACGGTGTGAACTCGTTCCGCTGCAGCTGTCTGCCAGGCTTCACGGGGCCTCGCTGTGCCGTGGAGGTGAACGAGTGTCAGAGCGCCCCCTGTAAGAACGGAGGCACCTGCACAGACTACGTCAACAGCTACACCTGCACCTGCAGACCTGGCTTCACTGGCATTAACTGTGAGACCAACATCCCAGACTGCACTGAAAG CTCATGCTTCAACGGAGGTACCTGTACAGACAAGATCAACGGCTACTCCTGTACCTGTCGCTCAGGCTTCACAGGCTCCCACTGCCAGTATGAGGTGAATGAGTGTGACTCCCAGCCCTGCCTCAACGGAGGGGTCTGCCAGGACGCTCTGGAGTCCTTCCGCTGCTCCTGCCCCAAGGGATACACAGGCAACCGctgccag ATGCCAGTGGACTGGTGCAGACGCTCGTCTCCCTGTCAGAACGGAGGGCGCTGTCGTCAGAAGGACGCCTCCTTCTCCTGTGAGTGTCTGGGAGGCTGGTCTGGACGCTACTGTGACATCCCTGGGGTTTCCTGTGAGGTTGCCGCGCTCAAGAGAG GCCTCCAGACAGACGAGCTGTGTCATCACGGAGGTCACTGTGTCAACACAGGCAACACCCACTACTGTAAGTGTCCCACAGACTACACAGACAGCTACTGTGAGAGCCAGGTGGACCACTGTGAGGACAAACACTGTCGCAACGGCGCCACCTGCAGGGGCTACGTGGGAGGATACCAGTGTGAC TGTATGCCGGGCTACACCGGAGAGAACTGTGAGATGGAGGTCAACGAGTGCCAGTCTCACCCGTGTCAGAACGGTGGCACCTGCATTGACCTGGTGGGACACTACATCTGCTCCTGCCCACCTGGCACCTTGG GTGTTCTGTGTGAGATCAACGAGGATGACTGTGCTCCTCCTCTGAGGCTGCGCGGGACTCCTCCTAAGTGTCTGAACAACGGTACCTGTGTGGACAGGGTGGGGGGCTACCGCTGTAACTGTCCCCCTGGCTTCACTGGAGAGAGGTGTGAGGGGGACATCAACGAGTGTCACTCCAACCCCTGCAGCCCCGCCAACAGTCTGGACTGCATCCAGCTCCCCAACGACTACCAGTGTGTCTGCAAGCCCGGCTTCACAG GTCGGCGGTGCCAGAGCAGGTTCAGTGTGTGCGAGTCTCAGCCCTGTCAGAACGGAGGGGCCTGTTCTGTCTCCAGCAGCTCAGCCCTTGGATACGCCTGTACCTGTCAGCTG GGCTATGCTGGGAACAACTGTGAGAGGAGGATGACGTGTCGGGAGTTGTCTTGCTATAATGGAGGTAGTTGTGCTCTGACCACGCGGGGCGCCCGCTGTACCTGCCTGACAGGCTACGCCGGGCCCCAGTGCCAGCACCGTAGTAACGAGGGCTGCTCCTCCCAGCCGTGCCGCAACGGAGGCCTCTGCACCGAGGAGACCAGCTTCCCCTTCTTCCTCTGCCAGTGTGCCCAAGGCTGGACGGGCAAGCGCTGCGAGCAGGGCAGCACCAGGCTGGTAGAGACCCTTCCGCCGCCCGCCTGCACCCTGGCCGACTGCCACGGCAAGGCCAACGACGGTGTCTGCGACAAGGAGTGCAACACATTCCCCTGCCGCTGGGACGGGGGCGACTGCTCGCTGGCGGTGAACCCGTGGGCGCGCTGCACCGACCCGCGCTGCTGGCGTGTCttcaacaacagccagtgtgaCGAGTCGTGCAACAACGCCGACTGCCTCTACGACAACTTTGACTGCAAGAACAAGGAGAAAATCTGCAA TCCCATCTACGAGGCGTACTGCATCGACCACTACGCTGACGGCCGCTGTGACCAGGGCTGTAACTCAGAGGAGTGTGGCTGGGACGGTCTGGACTGTGCAGGGAATGTTCCAGAGAACCTGGCTGACGGGGTGCTGGTCCTGGTGGTCCTGCTACCCCCGGACGAACTCGTGAATACGGCCCCTGCCTTCCTGCAGAAGCTCAGCGCCATCCTGAGAACCACCCTGCGCTTCCACCTGGACCACAACGGAGAGCCCATGATCCATCCGTACACCGGCCGAGAGGCGCGCATCAAACGAGAGCTGCAGCCCCACCAGGAGGTCATTGGGTCCATAGTGTACCTGGAGATAGACAACCGTCTGTGTTCCCAGCGGTCTGACGACTGTTTCCCGTCGGCAGACAGCGCAGCAGACTACCTGGGAGCCCTGTCAGCCGTGGAGATGctccacttccccttccccatcAAAGAAGTCCGCG GTGAGAAGATGCAAGGCCCTGTAGACATGCCAGAGTGGGGCAAGCTGATGCTGGTGGGCATGGCAGCCCTGTTCCTATTGGTCATCCTGGTGGTGGGCGTGCTGATTGGCCGCAGGAAGAGAGAACACAGCACCCTGTGGTTCCCCGAGGGCTTCTTCCCCAAGAAGGAACCCAGCAGCAACAAGAACCGCAGGGAACCCTTAGGCCAGGATGCACTGGGCATGAA ATACATGCCCAAGACGGTGGAGGAGTCTCTGCTTGGCAACCACAGTGACTCGTGGATCGACACAGACTGCCCCGAGGCCAAGAGACTGAAGGTTGAGGAGCCCAGCATCCTGCCCGACAGTGAAgacactgtagactgtagacagtggACCCAGCACCACCTAGCGGCTGCAGACATCCGCATGCCCCCCTCCATGGCCCTCACCCCGCCCCAGGGAGAGTTCGACCAGGACTGCATGGACGTCAACGTCCGAGGACCTG ACGGTTTCACCCCTCTGATGCTGGCGTCGTTCTGCGGAGGCGGTCTGGAGCCCGAGCTCCCCGaggaggaggagtcagaggagtgttctgccAACATCATCTCTGACCTCATCTACCAGGGCGCCACATTGGCCGCCCAGACGGACCGCACCGGAGAGACCGCCCTTCACCTGGCTGCCCGCTACGCCCGCGCTGACGCCGCCAAGCGGCTGTTGGACGCCGGGGCCGACGCCAACGCGCAGGACAACACAGGGCGCACGCCGCTACACGCTGCCGTGGCCGCCGATGCCCAGGGGGTCTTCCAG ATTCTGATCCGTACCCGAGCTACAGACCTGGACTCTCGTATGTACGATGGCTCCACCGCCCTGATCCTGGCTGCCCGCCTGGCCGTAGAGGGCATGGTGGAGGAACTCATCACCTGCCACGCAGACATCAACTCTGTCGACGAACTGG GTAAATCTGCTCTGCACTGGGCAGCTGCTGTCAACAACGTGGAGGCCACCATGGCCCTGCTGAAGCACGGAGCCAACAAAGACATGCAGGACCTCAAG GAGGAGACGCCTCTCTTCCTGGCGGCGCGTGAGGGTAGTTGTGAGGCGGTCAAGGTCCTCCTGGCCCACTTTGCCAACAGGGAGATAACTGACCATATGGACCGTCTGCCACGGGACATCGCCCAGGAGAGAATGCACCATGACATCGTTCAGCTGCTGGATGAGTACAACACAGTGAGGAGCCCCCAGGGCCACGGAGGGGCCCCACACCATCTGGCCGGGGGACACACCCTGTCCCCCCTCATGTGCCCCCCCAGCGCCTTCATGCCCGGCCTGAAGAACACCCCCCAGGGGAAGAAGAGTCGCCGCCCCGGGGCAAAGGGTTCAGGTCTGGGAGGGCAGCATGCCCAGAACCTCAAGGATTCAGCTAAGGCCCGCAACAAGAAGCTGACCCTGGACATGCAGAGCGCCCTGCTGGAGAGCTCTGTTACCCTGTCGCCCGTCGACTCCCTGGACTCCCCCCGCGGAGGGGCCAACAACGCCGGCTACATCACCAACCCCTGCTCCCCGGTCGCCATGCCTTCCTCGGtgctcttccactcctccatgtcGGTGCCCAGCACTCCCATGGTGCACAGCAGCATGATGGACGGCTCTGGCCCCTTCGCTGTGTCTCTGGCCCAGCTCAACGACCTGGGAGATGGAGGCATGTCCATGCAGGGCCGCGTGTCCATGGCCAGCCAGGTCAACCAGGGCCCCCACGGCTACGTGCTCAACGCCGGCCAGCTGGGGCTCAACATGGGCCTGGTGAGCCCTGTCAGCGTGCCCTTCGACTGGCACAGCCGCATGCCCTCCTCCTCCCAGTGCGGGGGACAGGTGGTGAACCTGGTCCACAGCAGCCAGGCGGGCATGCACCCTCAGAGCCCCATGCAGCAGCAGCAGAACAGCCTCATGATGCAGCAGCACCAGCAGCACCAGCAGCACCTGTACCGCAGCGCCCAGCAGGCCATGCTGCAGCCCACGCCTGTCATCGCCAGCACGCCCATCTCCCTCAGCCCCGTCAAGCTACCCTCCATCGCAGAGCAGCAGCTCCACAACCACTCCATGGCCAGCCAGCAGAGCCTCCGCATGGGCACCTCCTCTCCACCCACCCCCCAGACGACACAGCCCCCTCCAGCCTTCTtccagcagcagcagcctccTCAGCCCCAGCCAGCCCCTCAGCCCACCTCTCCACAGGCCTCCCAGGCCCCTCCTCCCCAGGCCAGTGGCAGCACTGCAGGCTTGGAGGACTACCCCACCCCGCCCTCCCAGCACAGCTACTCCTCCACCATGGATGCCACCCCCAAGCATTACCTCCGCCTGTCCAGCGAGCATCCCTACCTGACCCCCTCCCCAGAGTCGCCCGAGCCCTGGTCCAGCCCCTCCCCCCACTGTGTGTCTGATTGGTCAGACTCCACCCCCAGCCCGGCAGTGGCCGGTCCTGCCCAAACGCAGATcccccatgtccaggagtccaacGGCAAGATGCAGGTGTTTGCATGA